The following nucleotide sequence is from Streptomyces bathyalis.
AGGGGGACGGTCACCACGACGCTCCGGGATGGCTGCGGTGCAGATGCTGCATCTCGGCGAGCATCCGGCCGAAGGGCTCGGTGTGCAGGCCCTGACGGCCCGCTCCGGCCTTCCAGGCCCCGAGCTGAGGGGACGCGGGCACCGTGAGGGTGGCCTTCTCGAACGTCCCGGTGATGCGCTCCGTCCAGCCCGTGCGCAGAGCATCCCAGTCGACCTCGCCGACCGGCCCGGGCCCCTCCACGGGTTCGAAGAGCTCACCGGTGAAACCCCAGAGGGAGTCCGCTGCGCGCTGGGCGCGCTCGTGGCTCTCCTCCGTGCCGTCGCCGAGCCGCAGCGTCCAGTGCTCGGCGTGGTCGCGGTGGTACTCCGACTCCTTGACCGCCTTGGCGGCGAGCGGCTGACCGAGTTCGGCGAGCTGGCCGTAGAGCAGCTCCTGCCAGGCGGAGAAGTACAGCTGGCGGATCATCGTGTGGGCGAAGTCGCCGTTGGGCTGCTCGGCCAACTGGCAGTTGCGGAAGGCGCGTTCCTCACGGAGGAAGGCCAGCTCGTCCTCGTCGCCGAGCTCGGCGTAGAGGGCGCGCGCCTGGCCGAGCAGGTCGAGGGCGATGTTGGCAAGCGCCAGCTCCTCCTCCAGCACGGGGGCGTGCCCGGCCCACTCCCCCAGGCGGTGGGAGAGGACGAGCGCGTCGTCCGCCAGCGGCAGCAGCGGGTTGTCGAGCGCGGCGGCGCTGCGCGAGGAGAGCCCCTCCGTGCCCGTCACAGGTTCCGCACCCCTTCCGGCACCTCGTAGAACGTCGGGTGGCGGTAGGGCTTGTCGGCGGCGGGCCCGAAGAACGGGTCCTTCTCGTCCGGCGAGGACGCTGTGATCTCGTGGGACGGCACCACCCACACCGAGACGCCCTCGGAGCGCCGTGTGTAGAGATCCCGCGCGTTGCGCAGGGCCATCTCGGCGTCGGGGGCGTGCAGACTCCCGGCGTGCGTGTGCGACAGGCCGCGCCTGCTGCGTACGAACACCTCCCAGAGGGGCCAGTCCGTACCGCTCATCACGCGCTCACCGCCGTCTCCGTCAGATCCTGCTCACGCACCCTGCCACGGCCCGGGGCCGCGTTCTTCGCCGCGTACGCCGCCGCGGCGTCACGCACCCAGGCGCCGTTCTCATGGGCCTCCCGGCGGCGCCTCAGCCGCTCCTCGTTGCACGGCCCGTTGCCCTTCAGCACCTGGCGGAACTCCTCCCAGTCGATCGGGCCGAAGTCCCAGTGCCCGCGCGACTCGTTCCAGCTCAGCTCGGGGTCGGGGAGGGTGAGGCCGAGCGCCTCGGCCTGCGGCACGCAGATGTCGACGAAGCGCTGGCGCAGCTCGTCGTTGGAGTGCCGCTTGATCTTCCACTCCATGGACCGGGCGCTGTGCGCGGACTCGTCGTCCGGCGGGCCGAACATCATCAGCGAGGGCCACCACCAGCGGTCCACCGCGTCCTGTGCCATGGCGTGCTGGGCCTCGGTGCCGCGACTCAGCGCGAGCAGCAGCTCGAAGCCCTGCCGCTGGTGGAAGGACTCCTCCTTGCAGATGCGGATCATCGCCCGCGCGTACGGACCGTAGGAGCAGCGGCACAGCGGCACCTGGTTGGTGATCGCGGCGCCGTCGACGAGCCAGCCGATCGCGCCGACGTCGGCCCAGGTCAGCGTCGGGTAGTTGAAGATCGAGGAGTACTTCTGGCGGCCGGAGTGCAGCTTGTCGAGCAGCTCGTCGCGGCTCGTGCCGAGCGTCTCCGCGGCGCTGTAGAGATACAGTCCGTGCCCCGCCTCGTCCTGCACCTTGGCCATGAGGATGGCCTTGCGGCGCAGGGACGGCGCCCGCGTGATCCAGTTCGCCTCGGGCTGCATGCCGATGATCTCGGAGTGCGCGTGCTGGGCCATCTGACGTACGAGCGTGCTCCGGTAGTCGTCCGGCATCCAGTCGCGCGGCTCGATCCGCTCGTCCGCGGCGATGGCGCGGTCGAAGGCCGCGAGCGGCTCCGCCGGCTCTCCGGCGGCCTGTGCGCCCTCGCCGAGCAGCACCGATGTCATCCCGACCCCCTTGCCGGCGGCCGAAGCCGCTATCCCAACCGACCGATCGTTCGGTTCAATGGTGAGCCGAGGGCCCACAGGGTGTCAAGGCTCGATAATGTCTGAGGTCGTATCGGCCGATCGACGCATGAACGCGGGGAGCAGGGGAGGGCATGGAGCAAGAAGAGCAGCAGGCGCCGCAGGCGGAGGCGCGGCGCGGGCCACCGCAGGAGGGCGGGGGTCCCCCCGGGCCGGCCACGGCCGAGGCCGGGGTTCCGGGGCCGGCAGGGCTGTCCCGCCTCGGCCGCACGATCGTGGCGGTGGCCGCCGCGGCCGCGGTCCTCGCCGTCGCCGTGCACCTGTCCATGGTCTTCCTGCACGTAGCTCCCTCGAACACGCTCAGCAAGAAGCACGGTCAGGGCATCGACGACTACGTCTATCCCGAGTTCGAGCAGAACTGGAAGCTCTTCGCGCCCAACCCCCTCCAGCAGAACATCCACGTGCACGCGCGCGCCCGCGTCGCCAAGGACGACGGCAGCACAGAGACGACGGGCTGGGTCAACCTCTCGAAGATGGACGGCGAGGCCATCGACCACAGCCTCGCGCCCAGCCACACGGAGCAGAACGAACTCCGCAGGGGCTGGGAGTTCTACCGCGGCTCGCACGACGACAAGGGCAAGCCCCTCGGCCTGCGCGGCGAGCTGTCCGAGAGCTACATCAAGCGAATAGTGATGCTGCGCTTCGGCCCCGAGCTCAACGGCGGAACGGTCGAGCGAATACAGGTCCGTTCCGCGACGACGCCCGTCGCTCCCCCCTCCTGGAGTGACGAGAAGACGGACTCGAAGACCGACTACCGGGTGCAGCCCTGGTGGCAGATCGCCAGCGCCGACCTTCCGGGGGGCTGGGACAAGTGACCGAACTGCAGCGCCCTCGTCCCGAGGAGTCCCACGCCGAGCCGGCGGACGAGAGCTTCGTCGCGCGCGGCATCGCCCGGGTGACCTCGGAGGCGATCGCCCCGTACCAGACAGCGGTCGTACGGATCGGCTTCGCCGCCACCTGGCTCTTCTTCCTCCTGCGTGAACTCCCGCACCGTCACGAGCTGTACGGGCCCGACGGTCCCTGGAGCTGGAAGCTGGCCGAGCGGCTCATCGGGTCCAACAACGCCTTCACCGTGCTGATGTGGTCCGACAGCGCCGCATGGTTCGAGTTCGTCTATCTGGTGGCCATCGCCGCCAGCCTCGCGGTGGTCCTCGGCTGGCGCACGCGCACCGCCTCCGTCGTCTACATGGTGGGCGTGCTCGGCCTGCAGAACCGCAGCGTCTTCATGGGCGACGGCGGCGACAACGTGATCCACCTGATGGCGATGTACGTGGTCCTCACGCGCTGCGCCGAGGTCTGGTCCCTGGACGCACGGCGGCAGCGGAGGAAGGCGGCCGCCGCGGGCAGCGACCCGTACGCTCCCCGCGGGCGTGACGCGACCGGCGTCGTGCTGTGGTCCGTCTTCGGCGTCATCATGCTCGTGTCGACCGTCGGCGGAGCGCTCAGCATCGGCTGGGGCCTGTTCTTCTGGGCGCTGTGGGCCGCACAGGCCGCTTGGTGGATGGTCAACCGCTACATGCCCGGCAGCGAGGCGCGGACCGTCTGCGACATGCTGGCCAACCTCGTGCACAACGCGACGCTGCTGGTCATCGTGGTCGAGGTCTGCCTGATCTACGCGACGGCCGGCTGGTACAAGATCCAGGGCTCGCGGTGGCAGGACGGCACGGCCGTCTACTACCCGATGAACCTGGACTACTTCTCACCCTGGCCGGAGATCAGCTCGTTCATGGCGGCCAGTGGCCTGCTGATACTGCTGATCACCTACGGCACGGTCGCGGTCCAGGTGGCCTTCCCGTTCACGCTGTTCAACAGGCGCGTCAAGAACGTCCTCCTCGCGGCCATGATCACGGAGCATCTGAGCATCGCGGTACTGCTCGGGCTGCCGTTCTTCTCGATGGCCATGATCGCGGCGGATGCCGTCTTCCTGCCGACCGTCCTTCTCATCTGGGTCGGCGACCGCTTCCACGGTGGCTGGCGGCGGGTGCTCGCGCGGCTCGCTCCCGGACGGGGCGACCGCGGACGCGGTGGCGGCGGTCCCGGCGACAGCGGTGACGGTGAAGCCGGCGGGACTTCCCATGCCTCTCAGGTGCCTCAGCAGCGGAGCGGCGACGGGATTTCCGTACGCTGACGCCATGATCGCCGGAGAGGACAAAGGGGCGGGCGCCGCCTTCCCGGGACCGGGCGGCGGCGGCGCGTCCACTGCCCCGGTGCTGCGGCAGTGGCGGGAGCTGGCGGACGGCAGCGTGCTGCTCGACGGCTTCCACGCGCTCAAGCACGCGCTGCGCTTCGGCGCGGTCGTACCGCTCGCGCTGACGGAGGACCGCGCGGCGGTGCTCACGCTCGCCGCCGGACTCGCGCCCGATCTCATGGAGACGCTGGACGGGCTGCTGAGCGAGGTGCCAGGGGGAACGCTGAACGGGCTGGTTCCCCGCCCCCATCCCACGGGCGTCGCGGCGCTCGCCGTGCGCGGCTCCGGGCAGGTGCCGGACGTCCGTACGGCCCCCGTCGTCGTGCTCGACAACCCACGCCATCTGGGCAACGTGGGTGCGGTGATCCGGCTCGCCGCGGGAGCCGGTGCGGCGGGTGTGTTCACGACCGGCACCGTCGACCCGTGGCACCCCAATGTGGTCAGGGCGAGCGCGGGGCTCCACTTCGCGACGGCCGTGCGGCGGTGCGAACCGTCCGGCCTGCCGCCGGGACCGCTCTACGCGCTCGACCCGGCCGGACGGGACATCCGCGGTCTCGTACTGCCCGACGACGCGCTCGTGGCGTTCGGCTCGGAACGGCACGGGCTCTCCGACGGGCTGCGGGACCGGGCCGACCATCTGGTGGCCCTGCCGATGCAGCCGCAGGTCTCCAGTTACAACTTGGCCACCAGCGTCGCGATGACGCTCTACCACTGGATGGCGGGGCGGGCTCAGGAGCCCGTCGCTGGCGCGCCGGGGCAGGGCTGAGCGCCCGGCGGCCGTCTCCGGCCGGAGGTGTCCCCAGGGTCTACAGGTACGGGCCGCCCGAGCGGGTGGGGCGCCCCGGCTCCTCGTCGCCGAGGGTGCCGTCCTCGGGGAGCGTCCCCGGAGGCAGCGCCCGGCGCATCTGCTCCAGCTGGGCCCGCGCGGCCATCTGCTGGGCGAAGAGCGCCGTCTGGATGCCGTGGAAGAGCCCTTCGAGCCAGCCCACGAGCTGTGCCTGTGCGATGCGCAGCTCGGCGTCGGTCGGCACCGTGTCTTCGGTGAAGGGCAGCGAGAGCCTTTCCAGTTCCTCGATCAGCTCCGGTGCGAGACCGTCCTCGAGCTCCTTGATGGAGCTGGTGTGGATCTCCTTCAGCCGCACCCGGCTCGCCTCGTCCAGCGGGGCCGACTTCACCTCTTCGAGCAGCTGCTTGATCATGCTGCCGATGCGCATGACCTTCGCGGGCTGCTCGACCATCTCCGTGACCGGGACCTCAGCCTGCTCTTCGCCGTCCTCGCCGCCGGCCGTGGAGTCGGCGCTGCCCAGAGCCATGCCGTCCGGTCCGACCACCAGGACGTGCTTGTTCTCCTTCGGGCGTTCGTTGTTCGGCTGTGTCATGACCCCCATTCTGCACTGATGCCGTGGCCCGATGTCCTCGGAGTCCCTCACAGGGCTCGGTACGGGTCAGGGGCCCGGCGGAGCCGCCCGCCGTCCCCGTGCGTCACAAGTGCCTCAACCTCAGCGCGATCAGGGCGAGTCCCAGACCGATGAGCGTCATCCCTGCGCCGAGGGGCAGCACGGGGGAGACCTCGCCCGTGGCGGCCGTCGTGGGGGGATGCTGCGAGGACGGGGCGGAGTCCTCTTCGGCGCCCGGGTCGGGCTCGTAGAGATCGTGAGTGCCGAAGACCCCCGCGCCGCCTCCGGCGTCCTCGCCGGTGCCGCCGCTCTCGGGGCCGCCGCCCGCATCCGGACGGTGTGGAGCCGCCGGAGCGGGACCGTCCTGCGAAGTACCGTGATCATCCGGCGACTTCGCAGTGGTGTCCGTGTCCTCGCGCACCACTGCGGAGACCCTGGACGAGCCCCCGTGTCCGTCGGCGGGTGATTCGGGAGCGGGTACGGCCCCGGTGAGGGCCGCGACCAGCATCGCGGCCACGCAGGGCATCACCGCGGTCACGCGGAGTCTGCGAGATGGGGCAGGGGTGAGGGTGTCGCGTCTGTGCCGCACGGCAGAGACCCTCCCGTTGCGGAGCGTCCAATAATGCAATCAGCGTTACATAATTGGACAAGTCCGGCATCCGGAAGGGTCTCTGTCGGCCGCGTCCTGTGCTCCGAAGAACTCTAAGGAACCAGCAGGATCTTTCCCACGTGGCTGCTCTCCTCCATGGCGATGTGCGCGTCCGTGGCATTCCTCATCGGCACGGTCCTGTCGACGACGGGCCGCACCCGGCCGTCCGAGACCAGCGGCCACACGTGTTCGCGCACGGCGGCGACGATCGCCGCCTTCTCCGCGGCGGGACGTGCGCGCAGCGAAGTCGCCGTCACGGCAGCCCGCTTGGCCAGCAGCGCGCCCAGGTTCAACTCGCCCTTGCGTCCGCCCTGCAGACCGATGATGGCGAGACGTCCGTTGACCGCGAGCGCCTTGATGTTCTGCTCCAGGTACTTGGCGCCGATGATGTCGAGGATGACGTCGGCACCCTTGCCGTCCGTGCCCGCGCGCACCTCTTCGACGAAGTCCTGCTCGCGATAGTTGATCAGGATGTCCGCGCCGAGTTCCGCGCAGCGGTCGAGCTTCTCCTTGCTGCCCGCGGTCACCGCCACCTTCGCGCCGACGGCCTTCGCCAGCTGGATCGCCATGGTGCCGATGCCGCTGCCGCCTCCGTGCACGAGCAGCGTCTCACCGGGACGCAGATGCGCCACCATGAAGACGTTCGACCAGATCGTGCTGGTCACCTCGGGCAGGGATGCGGCGGTCTTCAGGTCGACGCCGTCCGGTACGGGCAGCAGTTGGCCGGTCGGGACGGCGACCTGCTCCGCGTAACCGCCGCCGCCGAGCAGCGCGCAGACCTCGTCGCCGACGGCCCACGTGTTCACGCCGGGGCCGAGTGCCGAGATCCGGCCCGAGCACTCGAGGCCGGGATACGGGGAGGCGCCGGGCGGCGGATCGTAGAAGCCCTGCCGCTGGAGGGTGTCGGCGCGGTTGACGGCACTCGCCGCGACCTCGACCAGCACCTCGCCCTCGCCGGGTTCGGGGACGGGGACCTCGGCCCAGACGAGGGCCTCGGGGCCGCCTGGTTCGGGAATGGTGACCGCGTGCATCGTGGAGTTGGACGTACCCATGGGGCCGAACGCTACTCCGGGGACCGACCGGTACGGCACCGCCCCGCACTTCGTATCCGTGGCCCTCCCACGCGCCCGGCGGGCGGGCACGCGCTCAACTTCCGCGCCCGCGGGCCGTCTCGGCCTCCAGGTGCACCGCCCGAACCCCGGTGGCGGGCCGCCGCTGCGTCCCAACTCCCGGCGCTCCCGCGGGCGCTGCCGCGCCGGGGCCGTCGGACCGCGGAAGCGGGTGGCCGGCCGCGGCAGGTGGTTCAGCTGCCGCCCCCGCGGTCGCCGCGCCAGAAGCCGACGGTGCCGGGACCGGATGTACCGCCCGGACCCCGTTCGTCCCCGGAATCGCCGGCACCGCCCGTGACGCCGCCGGTGCCGCTGTGCGTGGGGTCGGTGCTGCCGCGCGCCTCCGCCGGGTGCGGCGCCGCCGAACGGTGGATCACCACGAGGCGGTCCGTGGACTGGAGCGGATCCGCCTGCGGATCGTCGTACCCGAGCAGGCGGTGGCCCCGTACGACCGTCACGACCAGATCCCTGCACTCCCTCGGCGAACCGCCCACCTCGGCCTTGGTGACGGGACGTTCGCTCAGGCTGAGCCCCGCTCCCTGCTGGATGAGGTCCTCCATCACGGAGCTGGCGTTCGGGCTGAGCACGGAGAGGCCGAGGAGGCGGCCGGCGGCGCTGGCGCTCGTGATCACGGAGTCCGCTCCCGACTGCCGCAGCAGCGGCACGTTCTCCTCCTCGCGCACCGCGGCGACGATCTTGAGGCGGCGGTTGAGCTGGCGCGCGGTGAGCGTGACGAGCACCGCGGTGTCGTCGCGCTGGGTCGCGATCACGATCTGCTTGGCGCGGCGCACCTCGGCGCGTGCCAGCACGTCGCTGCGGGTGGCGTCGCCGACGACGGTCACATAGCCCTCGTCGTTCGCGGCCTTCGCGACGTGGTGGTTCGGGTCGATGACCACGACCCGGTCCCGGCGCACACCGGTGGACAGCAGCGTCTGCGCAGCCGAGCGGCCCTTCGTGCCGAAGCCGACGACGACGGTGTGGTCGCGCAACTGGGACCTCCAGCGGGACAGGCGCCACTGCTCTCGGGTGCGGTCGGTGAGAGCTTCGAGCGTGGTGCCGATGAGGATGATCAGGAACAGGATGCGAAGCGGCGTGACGAGCAGGACGTTCGCGATGCGGGCGCTGTCGCTCGCGGGCGCGATGTCGCCGTAGCCGGTGGTGGAGAGGGTGACGGTCGTGTAGTAGACGGCGTCGAGGAAGGAGACCTTGCCGTCGGCGTTGTCGTTGTAGCCGGCGCGGTCGAGGTAGACGATCAGGACGGTCAGGAACAGCACCGCGAGCGCCGCCAGTATGCGTCGTCCGACCTGGAGCTGCGGGCTGACCTCGGAACGCGGCAGCAGTATCCGGTACTGGTCGCTCCCGTCGGTCCTGCCCCTCACCAGGTGAACCAGGGGAGCGGCAGCACCTGGACGTCGGTGCCGGAGGCGGCGCCGCCGGGCCGGACCACGGCGAGGGCCGAGGCGGTGGCGACACCGCGGAGCATGGCCGGCCCGTTGTAGTGGAGCGGCCGGGCCCGCGAGGCCGCGGGCGCGAAGGCGACCGGCACCAGTCGCGTGTCGCGCGGATGGCCCTGCACGTCATCGGTGATCCGCGCGAACACCTCCCGCTCGGCGGGCTGGTCGCCGAGCGCACGGATCAGCGGCGCGGCGAGCGTCATCAGACCGGAGATCGCCGCGAGGGGATTGCCGGGCAGCCCCACCAGAAGCGGACCGCCGTCCGGGCCGGATTCCCGCCGCTCCGGCAGCCGGGCCAGCAGCATGGGGTGCCCCGGGCGTACGCGTACGCCCTCGACGAGGAGACGCGCTCCGACGCGGGTGAGCGTGGGACGCAGATGGTCGACGGGGCCGCGTGCGGTGCCTCCGGTGGTGACGAGGAGGTCGGCGGTCGTCGTGGCGACGGCTTCGTGGAGCGCCTCGGCGTCGTCGCCGAGACGGCGGGTGACGATCACATCGGCACCGAGAGCCGCGAGCCAGGGCGCGACAGCCGGGCCGAGCGCGTCGCGGATGCGGCCTTCGTGCGGTACGCCGCGGTGCAGCAACTCGTCACCCAGCACGAGGACTTCGGCGCGCGGGCGCCTGGTGACGGTCAGCCGGTCGTAGCCCGCCGCGGCGGCGAGTCCGAGCACGGCGGGGGTGACCCGGGTTCCGGTGGGCAGCAGCCGGTCGCCGGAGCGGCACTCCTGCCCGCGGGGCCGGATGTCCGTTCCGGGCTGCGGGCGCCGCGTCGTGCGCAGACGCCTTCCGTCGCGCTCGCCGTACTCGGAACGCAGCACCGCGCTCGCGCCGGGCGGTATGCGCGCACCCGTAGCTATGGGGATCGCGCGGCCGTCGGGCAGCTGGCGGGGCTCGGACACGGCCCCGGCGAGTATGCCCGTGGGGTCTTCCTCCAGGGTCCACGGGCCGGGGCCGGCGACGGCCCAGCCGTCCATGGCGGAGGTGTCGAAGGACGGCAGGTCGGTGAGGGCGTCGATCGGGGCGCCGAGGGTGTGGTGCAGCGCCTGCTCGAGGGGCAGGGCGAGGGAGGGGAGCGGGCCGGCGGCCCGTGAGGCGTACGTGCGGGCGTCGGGCCAGGGGGCGTCGCGGGCGTGGGACGGGGTGTCCTCCGCCGGCCGCGCCGAACCGCGGCCGCCCGCTCGGGCGGAGCGGGGGGTGAGCCAGTCCGGGGCGGCCAGTTCGTCGCCGTCGCCGGAGGCCGTCGCCGAGGCCGAGCCTCCGGAGCCGGAGTTGGCAGGAGTGCCGGAGCCGTGGGAGCCCGGGCCGGGCTCGTGGCCGCCTTTGCTCCGGGTGCTTCCGCCGCCGCTGCGGGGCCGCGGAGCCTCGCTGTCCGCCGGAGCCGCCCGGCCGTCACCGCGACGGGCGCCGCCGGCAGCGCCGTTGGCCAGGGCGATGGCCTCGTCGAGTTCGTCGGCGCCGCTCATCGCCCGTCGCCCTGCTCCCTTTCGCCCTCCTCGGCCCAACGCGCGGCCAGCCGGGCCGTCTTCTGCAGGGCCTCCGCGACGTCTTCGGGGGAGCCGCCCCGCTGGGCGGCGGCGTAACCCACGAGGAAGGTCGTCAGCGGCGCCGCGGGCCGGGCGACGCCGTGTGCCGCGTCGCGGGCCAGGTCGAGCAGCGCGGCGGTGTCGACATCGAGGTCGATGCCGAGTTCGGCCTTCGCTGCGGCCATCCATTCGTACAGCACAGTGTCATGCTCCCTGATACGGGCCCTCGCCGCGGCGACGTCTTCCCAGGTGTCGCAGTCGAGGGCATCGGAGTCGGTCGGGCGGCGACCACCATCGATGTCGATGCGACGAAGTCTCAGCTCAGGAAGGATCAGCCGCAAGGGGAGACCGCTGAGGCTTCCGTATTCGGTGCGCAGCAGAGCCAGTTCGCGGCGCAGGGATTCGGTCCGGTACGCGGCGAGGAGCGGCCGGTCGCGGCCGTCGTTCACGAGCGCACCCTCGATGGCTTCGTCCCCTTCCGTCTCCCCTTCCGTCTCCCCGTTTCCGCTCGCGCCGCCTTCCGCGTACGCGCCCGGCGCAGCGGCAACGGCCGAGAGGAGCGTCCGTACGGTCTCCGGGCGCAGGAAGGGCAGATCGGCGGAGAGGACGACCACCGTCTCCTCGGTGACGCCGTGCAGACCCGCGTCGAGCGCCGGGACCGGGCCGCCGCCCGGCGGGTCCTCCCGCACCCACTTCACCGGCCGGTACGTGGGCATGCGCGGGCCGACGACGACCGTGGTGGACGCGCCGGCGGAGGCGGCCAGCACCCGGTCGAGGAGGGTGCGGGCGCCGACGGTCAGCGACGGTTTGTCGGTGCCGCCGAGGCGCCTGGCGCCGCCGCCCGCGAGGACGACGGCGTCGTGCGTGTGCGCTCGGGCGTCAGGTGTCACGCCCTAGAGCGTACGGAGCAGCACCGCCGGCTGTTCGACGCAGTCCGCGACGTGACGCAGGAAGCCGCCCGCCGTCCCGCCGTCGCACACCCTGTGGTCGAAGGTGAAGGAGAGCTGCACGACCTGGCGCACGGCCAGCTGCCCCTCGTGGACCCACGGTTTCTCGGCGATCCGGCCCACGCCGAGCATGGCCGCCTCGGGGTGGTTGATGATCGGGGTCGAGCCGTCGACGCCGAAGACGCCGTAGTTGTTGAGGGTGAAGGTGCCGCCGGTCATGTCTGCCGGCTTCAGTTCGCCGTTGCGGGCGGACCCGGTGAGCCGCGTGAGCTCCTCGCTGAGCCCGACGGCGTCGAGCCTGTGCGCATCCCGTACGACCGGGACGACGAGGCCCCGTGGGGTCTGCGCGGCGAATCCGAGATGCACCGCGGAATGGCGCACCACCTCGCCCGCCTCGGTGTCGACGGTCGCGTTGAGGTCGGGGAAGCGTGCCAGCGCCGCCGTGCAGATGCGGGCCAGCAGGGCCAGCAGGGAGACCTTGGGCGAGTCGCCCTGTGCCACCGACGAGTGGGAGTTCATCGCTCTGCGCGCGGCGAGCAGTTCGGTCGCGTCGACGTCGACCCAGCAGGTGGCGTCGGGGATCTCCCGGCGGCTGCGGGACATCTTGTCGGCGACGGTGCGGCGGAATCCGGTCAGCGGAATGCGGGTCGCCGACTCCTCGGGCCGCGGCGCGACGGGCCGGGCCTCGGGCAGCGGCGCAGGACGCACCGGCGGCTGTGCAGGTGGCTGGGCAGTCGGCTGGGCGGTCGGCGCCGTGCGGGAGCGGGCCGCGCGCTCGACGTCCGCGCGGAGGATCAGCCCGTCCGGGCCCGAGCCTGTGACACCGCGCAGATCGAGGTCGTGCTCGCGGGCGATCCGCCGCACGAGCGGGGAGATGACCGCGACGGGGCCTTGCGGCACAGCCGCGGGAGCCGGCTCTGCCGGATGGGACGGCACGGCATCGGGCCGGAAGCCGTCCACCGGCCGTGCGCGGCGACGGCGGCCCGCCGGGGCTGCCGTGCCGTAGCCGACCAGCACGTTGCCGGAGCTCTCCGCCGCGGCGCCCGCTCCCGCCAGGACGTCCGCCTCGGTGCCCGGGCCGGTGCCGGTGCCGGTGGGCTGCGTCTCGCCCTGCGGCGCGCCCACGGCGACCGTCAACAGGGGTGCGCCGACCGGGATCTCCGCGCCCTCGTCCCCGTAGCGCGCCGTGACGACACCGCCGTATGGGCAGGGAACGTCCACGAGTGCCTTGGCCGTTTCGACCTCGACGACGGACTGGTCCACCGCCACCACGTCGCCCACGGCCACCAGCCACCGCACGACGGTCGCTTCCGTCAGCCCTTCTCCCAGGTCGGGGAGGGTGAATTCCCGTACGGAGGCCATCAGCGGACCCCTTCCCCTGCGCTTCCGCTGCCCTCGCCGTCGCGCCACTCGCTCTCCCACTGGAGCCTGGAGACGGCGTCCAGCACCCGGTCCACGTCCGGCAGATGGTGCTTCTCCAGCATCGGCGGCGGATACGGGATGTCGAAGCCCGCGACGCGCAGCACCGGCGCCTCCAGGTAGTGGAAGCAGCGCTCGCTCACTCGTGCCGCCACCTCCGCGCCCGGACCGGCGAAGCCCGTCGACTCGTGCACGACCACGGCACGCCCGGTGCGCCGCACGGACGCCACCACCGTCTCCTCGTCGAATGGGACCAGCGAGCGCAGGTCGACGACCTCCAGCTCCAGGCCCTCGTCCCGCGCGGCGGCCTCGGCGGCCTCCATGCAGACGGGCAGCGACGGGCCGTAGGTGATGAGCGTCGCGGAGGTGCCAGGGCGGCGGACCACGGCGCGGCCGATGGCGGGCACCTCGGCCGGCTGCTCCGGCGACCAGTCGTCCTTGCCCCAGTACAGCCGCTTCGGCTCCAGGAAGATCACCGGGTCGTCGCTCGCGATGGAGCGGCGCAGCAGCCCGTAGGCG
It contains:
- the paaC gene encoding 1,2-phenylacetyl-CoA epoxidase subunit PaaC gives rise to the protein MTGTEGLSSRSAAALDNPLLPLADDALVLSHRLGEWAGHAPVLEEELALANIALDLLGQARALYAELGDEDELAFLREERAFRNCQLAEQPNGDFAHTMIRQLYFSAWQELLYGQLAELGQPLAAKAVKESEYHRDHAEHWTLRLGDGTEESHERAQRAADSLWGFTGELFEPVEGPGPVGEVDWDALRTGWTERITGTFEKATLTVPASPQLGAWKAGAGRQGLHTEPFGRMLAEMQHLHRSHPGASW
- the paaB gene encoding 1,2-phenylacetyl-CoA epoxidase subunit PaaB; the protein is MSGTDWPLWEVFVRSRRGLSHTHAGSLHAPDAEMALRNARDLYTRRSEGVSVWVVPSHEITASSPDEKDPFFGPAADKPYRHPTFYEVPEGVRNL
- the paaA gene encoding 1,2-phenylacetyl-CoA epoxidase subunit PaaA; this translates as MTSVLLGEGAQAAGEPAEPLAAFDRAIAADERIEPRDWMPDDYRSTLVRQMAQHAHSEIIGMQPEANWITRAPSLRRKAILMAKVQDEAGHGLYLYSAAETLGTSRDELLDKLHSGRQKYSSIFNYPTLTWADVGAIGWLVDGAAITNQVPLCRCSYGPYARAMIRICKEESFHQRQGFELLLALSRGTEAQHAMAQDAVDRWWWPSLMMFGPPDDESAHSARSMEWKIKRHSNDELRQRFVDICVPQAEALGLTLPDPELSWNESRGHWDFGPIDWEEFRQVLKGNGPCNEERLRRRREAHENGAWVRDAAAAYAAKNAAPGRGRVREQDLTETAVSA
- a CDS encoding DUF5819 family protein, encoding MEQEEQQAPQAEARRGPPQEGGGPPGPATAEAGVPGPAGLSRLGRTIVAVAAAAAVLAVAVHLSMVFLHVAPSNTLSKKHGQGIDDYVYPEFEQNWKLFAPNPLQQNIHVHARARVAKDDGSTETTGWVNLSKMDGEAIDHSLAPSHTEQNELRRGWEFYRGSHDDKGKPLGLRGELSESYIKRIVMLRFGPELNGGTVERIQVRSATTPVAPPSWSDEKTDSKTDYRVQPWWQIASADLPGGWDK
- a CDS encoding HTTM domain-containing protein, which codes for MQRPRPEESHAEPADESFVARGIARVTSEAIAPYQTAVVRIGFAATWLFFLLRELPHRHELYGPDGPWSWKLAERLIGSNNAFTVLMWSDSAAWFEFVYLVAIAASLAVVLGWRTRTASVVYMVGVLGLQNRSVFMGDGGDNVIHLMAMYVVLTRCAEVWSLDARRQRRKAAAAGSDPYAPRGRDATGVVLWSVFGVIMLVSTVGGALSIGWGLFFWALWAAQAAWWMVNRYMPGSEARTVCDMLANLVHNATLLVIVVEVCLIYATAGWYKIQGSRWQDGTAVYYPMNLDYFSPWPEISSFMAASGLLILLITYGTVAVQVAFPFTLFNRRVKNVLLAAMITEHLSIAVLLGLPFFSMAMIAADAVFLPTVLLIWVGDRFHGGWRRVLARLAPGRGDRGRGGGGPGDSGDGEAGGTSHASQVPQQRSGDGISVR
- a CDS encoding TrmH family RNA methyltransferase, translating into MIAGEDKGAGAAFPGPGGGGASTAPVLRQWRELADGSVLLDGFHALKHALRFGAVVPLALTEDRAAVLTLAAGLAPDLMETLDGLLSEVPGGTLNGLVPRPHPTGVAALAVRGSGQVPDVRTAPVVVLDNPRHLGNVGAVIRLAAGAGAAGVFTTGTVDPWHPNVVRASAGLHFATAVRRCEPSGLPPGPLYALDPAGRDIRGLVLPDDALVAFGSERHGLSDGLRDRADHLVALPMQPQVSSYNLATSVAMTLYHWMAGRAQEPVAGAPGQG
- a CDS encoding bacterial proteasome activator family protein produces the protein MTQPNNERPKENKHVLVVGPDGMALGSADSTAGGEDGEEQAEVPVTEMVEQPAKVMRIGSMIKQLLEEVKSAPLDEASRVRLKEIHTSSIKELEDGLAPELIEELERLSLPFTEDTVPTDAELRIAQAQLVGWLEGLFHGIQTALFAQQMAARAQLEQMRRALPPGTLPEDGTLGDEEPGRPTRSGGPYL
- a CDS encoding NAD(P)H-quinone oxidoreductase, with translation MHAVTIPEPGGPEALVWAEVPVPEPGEGEVLVEVAASAVNRADTLQRQGFYDPPPGASPYPGLECSGRISALGPGVNTWAVGDEVCALLGGGGYAEQVAVPTGQLLPVPDGVDLKTAASLPEVTSTIWSNVFMVAHLRPGETLLVHGGGSGIGTMAIQLAKAVGAKVAVTAGSKEKLDRCAELGADILINYREQDFVEEVRAGTDGKGADVILDIIGAKYLEQNIKALAVNGRLAIIGLQGGRKGELNLGALLAKRAAVTATSLRARPAAEKAAIVAAVREHVWPLVSDGRVRPVVDRTVPMRNATDAHIAMEESSHVGKILLVP